The following coding sequences are from one Diabrotica virgifera virgifera chromosome 2, PGI_DIABVI_V3a window:
- the LOC114326500 gene encoding FLYWCH-type zinc finger-containing protein 1-like, whose protein sequence is MEYVLSEKGKRKFCYNNFLFIEDRSVDTKVYWKCDLSRKYKCRARVITVDGQVSSSNNDYNHNADAARLEATKVMQRIREDTENTRDSPQYILSQASTNIGAALAAKLPCVGNMKRTIRKVREKKKLHQPIQAEERISFYQMNLKRVRLEKLFSCLTQDLYLIES, encoded by the coding sequence ATGGAGTACGTGTTAAGTGAGAAAGGTAAACGAAAATTTTGTTATAACAATTTCCTCTTCATCGAAGATCGAAGTGTCGACACAAAAGTATATTGGAAGTGCGATCTCAGTCGAAAATATAAGTGCCGCGCTCGTGTAATAACCGTGGATGGACAAGTGTCTTCATCTAACAACGACTATAACCACAATGCCGACGCTGCAAGATTAGAAGCAACAAAAGTTATGCAGAGAATAAGAGAAGATACAGAAAACACGAGGGATTCTCCGCAATACATTCTGTCCCAAGCTTCTACAAACATAGGAGCAGCTCTTGCAGCCAAATTACCTTGCGTTGGAAATATGAAGCGAACCATTAGGAAAGTAAGAGAAAAAAAGAAGTTGCACCAGCCAATCCAAGCAGAAGAGAGGATCTCATTTTACCAAATGAATTTAAAACGAGTGAGGCTGGAGAAACTTTTCTCTTGTTTGACTCAGGACCTATACCTAATAGAATCCTGA